A window of Phocoena phocoena chromosome 6, mPhoPho1.1, whole genome shotgun sequence contains these coding sequences:
- the NOL6 gene encoding nucleolar protein 6 isoform X1 — protein MGPAHKGAQHRGTAGEPEVMASALEGIGKEGKKESSKKRSGSPVEGLLQPVKLSRAELYKEPTNEELNRLRETESLFHSSLLRLQVEELLKEVRLSEKKKERIDAFLQKVNQRIMRVPSTPETELTNQAWLRDGVRVPLHQVPYTVKGCFRFLPPAQVTVVGSYLLGTCIRPDINVDVALTMPREILQDKDGLNQRYFRKRALYLAHLAHHLSQDPLFGSVRFSYTNGCHLKPSLLLRPHGKDERLVTVRLHPCPPPDFFRPCRLLPSKNNVRTAWYQGQSPSGDGSPEPPTPHYNTWVLQDTALESHAQLLSTVLGSASGLKDGVALLKVWLRQRELDKGLGGFSGFLVSMLVAFLVSTHKIHTTMSGYQVLRSTLQFLASTDLTVNGISLRFSPDPSLPALADFHQAFPVVFLDSSGRLNLCADVTASTCHQVQHEARLSVVLLDSKADDGFQLLLMTPKPMVRAFDHILHLRPLSRLQAACHRLKLWPELQDHGGDYVSAALGPLTTLLEQGLGSRLHLLAHSRPPVSEWDISQDPPKHRDAGVLTLGLLLRPEGLTSVLELGPEADQPEAADFRQFWGSRSELRRFQDGAIREAVVWEAASMAQKRLIPHQVVTHLLTLHADIPDTCVHYTGGLLDALIQSLKETFSTGEEALAAAVRCYDDLSRLLWGLEGLPLTVSAVQGAHPVLRYTEVFPPTAVRPAYSFYEQLQERASLLPRPDKPCPAYVEPMTVVCHLEGSGQWPQDAEAIRRVRAAFQLRLAELLTQQHGLQCRATATHTDVLKDGFVFRIRVAYQREPQILREMRSPEGVISLRDTPASLRLERDTRQLPLLTSTLHGLQQQHPAFSGVARLAKRWVHAQLLGEELTDESLDLVAAALFLHPEPFTPPSSPQVGFLRFLFLISTFDWKNNPLIVNLNNELTAEEQVEIRSVFLATRTKLPVMVIITPQDRKSSVWTQDGPSPQILHQLMVLAAEALPVLEKQLMDPQGPGDIRTVFRPPLDMYDVLIHLSPRHIPRHRQAVDSPAASFCRGLLSEPGPSSLMPVLGYDPPQLYLAQLREAFGDLALFFYDQHGGKVIGVLWKPTSFQPQPLKASNTKGRMVVSQGGELVMVPNVEAILEDFAILGEGLVQAVEARSERWTV, from the exons ATGGGCCCCGCACATAAGGGAGCGCAGCATCGCGGAACTGCCGGGGAGCCGGAG GTGATGGCGTCAGCTCTGGAAGGCATAGGcaaggaggggaagaaggaatcCTCAAAGAAGCGTTCTGGTTCTCCAGTGGAGGGCCTCCTGCAGCCCGTGAAGCTCAGCCGGGCAGAACTGTACAAGGAGCCTACCAATGAGGAGCTGAATCGTCTTCGGGAGACTGAGAGTCTGTTCCATTCCAGCTTGCTTCGTTTACAG GTAGAGGAGCTACTGAAGGAAGTGAGGCtgtcagagaagaagaaagagcgGATTGATGCTTTCCTACAGAAGGTCAACCAGCGGATCATGAGGGTGCCCTCAACCCCTGAGACAGAG CTGACCAACCAGGCATGGCTCCGGGATGGGGTTCGAGTTCCCCTCCACCAAGTGCCCTATACTGTAAAGGGTTGTTTCCgcttcctgcccccagcccaggtcACTGTTGTGGGCAGTTACCTTCTGGGCACCTGCATCCGGCCGGACATCAATGTGGATGTGGCATTGACCATGCCCAGG GAGATCCTACAGGACAAGGATGGGCTGAACCAGCGCTACTTCCGCAAGCGTGCCCTCTACCTGGCCCACTTGGCTCACCACCTGTCCCAAGACCCACTCTTTGGCAGTGTTCGCTTTTCCTACACCAATGGCTGCCACCTGAAACCCTCGCTGCTGCTGCGGCCGCATG GGAAGGATGAGCGTCTGGTCACTGTCCGTCTGCATCCATGCCCTCCACCTGACTTCTTCCGCCCATGCCGCCTGCTGCCGTCCAAGAACAATGTGCGGACTGCCTGGTACCAAGGGCAGAGTCCTTCAGGGGATG GTAGcccagagccccccaccccccactatAACACATGGGTCCTGCAGGACACAGCCCTTGAGTCCCATGCGCAGCTGCTATCAACCGTGCTGGGCTCAGCCTCGGGGCTGAAGGATGGTGTGGCACTTCTGAAGGTCTGGCTGCGGCAGCGGGAACTGGACAAG GGCCTGGGAGGATTCAGTGGGTTCCTTGTCTCCATGCTGGTTGCCTTCCTGGTGTCTACACACAAGATCCATACCACCATGAGCGGCTACCAGGTGCTGAGAAGCACCTTGCAGTTTCTGG CCAGTACAGATCTGACGGTCAACGGGATCAGTTTGCGCTTCAGCCCAGATCCCTCCCTG ccGGCCCTGGCTGACTTCCACCAGGCCTTCCCTGTTGTCTTCCTGGACTCCTCAGGCCGTCTCAACCTCTGTGCTGATGTCACTGCCTCCACTTGCCACCAG GTGCAGCACGAGGCACGGCTGTCTGTGGTGTTGCTGGACAGCAAAGCTGACGATGGGTTCCAGCTGCTGTTGATGACTCCCAAACCTATGGTCCGGGCTTTTGACCACATACTGCA TCTCCGTCCACTGAGTCGCCTGCAGGCAGCGTGTCACCGACTAAAGCTGTGGCCAGAGCTGCAGGATCATGGTGGGGACTATGTCTCAGCTGCTTTGGGCCCACTAACCACCCTTCTGGAGCAGGGCCTGGGGTCCCGGCTGCACCTGCTGGCCCACTCTCGGCCCCCAGTCTCAGAG TGGGACATCAGCCAGGATCCACCGAAACACAGAGACGCCGGGGTCCTGACCCTGGGATTGCTCCTCCGGCCTGAGGGGCTGACCAGTGTTCTCGAGCTGGGTCCAGAGGCTGACCAGCCTGAG gCTGCTGACTTCCGCCAGTTCTGGGGATCTCGCTCCGAGCTTCGGCGTTTCCAGGATGGAGCCATTCGGGAAGCTGTGGTCTGGGAGGCAGCCTCTATGGCCCAGAAGCGCCTTATTCCCCACCAGGTGGTCACTCATCTCTTAACGCT CCATGCTGACATCCCAGATACCTGTGTCCACTATACGGGGGGCCTCCTGGATGCACTGATTCAAAGCCTGAAAGAG ACCTTCAGCACAGGTGAGGAGGCCCTGGCAGCTGCAGTGCGTTGCTACGATGACCTCAGTCGCTTGCTGTGGGGACTGGAAGGTCTGCCGCTGACCGTGTCTGCCGTGCAGGGAGCTCACCCAGTGCTGCGCTACACTGAG GTGTTCCCACCAACCGCAGTCCGGCCAGCCTACTCCTTCTATGAACAGCTGCAAGAGCGGGCCTCGCTGTTGCCCCGGCCTGACAAGCCCTGTCCAGCCTACGTGGAGCCCATGACTG TGGTATGCCACCTGGAGGGCAGCGGGCAGTGGCCGCAGGATGCTGAGGCCATACGGAGGGTCCGGGCTGCCTTCCAGCTGCGCCTGGCAGAGCTACTGACGCAGCAGCATGGGCTGCAGTGCCGCGCCACAGCCACGCACACCGATGTCCTCAAG GATGGGTTTGTGTTCCGGATTCGTGTGGCCTATCAGCGGGAGCCCCAGATCCTGAGGGAGATGCGGAGCCCCGAGGGGGTCATCTCCTTGAGGGACACTCCCGCCTCCCTCCGCCTTGAGAGGGACACTAGGCAGTTGCCCCTGCTCACCAGCACCTTGCATGG ACTCCAGCAGCAGCACCCAGCCTTCTCGGGTGTGGCTCGGCTGGCCAAGCGGTGGGTGCACGCCCAGCTCCTAGGTGAGGAGCTCACCGATGAGAGCCTGGACCTGGTGGCTGCTGCCCTTTTCCTGCACCCTGAGCCCTTCACCCCTCCCAG CTCCCCCCAGGTGGGCTTCCTTCGGTTCCTTTTCCTGATATCAACCTTTGATTGGAAGAACAACCCCCTAATTGTCAACCTCAATAACGAGCTCACTG CGGAGGAGCAGGTGGAGATCCGCAGTGTCTTCCTGGCAACCCGGACAAAACTTCCCGTCATGGTCATCATTACCCCCCAGGATCGCAAAAGCTCTGTATGGACACAGGATGGACCCTCGCCCCAG ATCCTACACCAGCTCATGGTCCTGGCAGCCGAGGCCTTGCCCGTCCTAGAGAAGCAGCTAATGGATCCCCAGGGTCCTGGGGACATCAGG ACAGTGTTCCGGCCACCGTTGGACATGTACGACGTGCTAATCCACCTGTCACCCCGCCACATCCCCCGGCACCGCCAGGCTGTGGACTCGCCAGCTGCCTCCTTCTGCCGGGGCCTGCTCAGTGAGCCGGGGCCCTCCTCCCTGATGCCCGTGCTGGGCTACGATCCTCCTCAGCTCTACCTGGCGCAGCTCAGG GAGGCCTTTGGGGACCTGGCCCTTTTCTTCTATGACCAGCATGGCGGAAAGGTGATCGGTGTCCTCTGGAAGCCCACCAGCTTCCAGCCCCAGCCGTTAAAG GCCTCCAACACAAAGGGGCGCATGGTGGTGTCTCAAGGTGGGGAGCTGGTGATGGTGCCCAATGTAGAAGCCATCCTGGAGGACTTTGCCATCCTGGGCGAAGGCCTAGTCCAGGCTGTGGAGGCCCGAAGTGAGAGGTGGACCGTGTGA
- the NOL6 gene encoding nucleolar protein 6 isoform X2 produces the protein MGPAHKGAQHRGTAGEPEVMASALEGIGKEGKKESSKKRSGSPVEGLLQPVKLSRAELYKEPTNEELNRLRETESLFHSSLLRLQVEELLKEVRLSEKKKERIDAFLQKVNQRIMRVPSTPETELTNQAWLRDGVRVPLHQVPYTVKGCFRFLPPAQVTVVGSYLLGTCIRPDINVDVALTMPREILQDKDGLNQRYFRKRALYLAHLAHHLSQDPLFGSVRFSYTNGCHLKPSLLLRPHGKDERLVTVRLHPCPPPDFFRPCRLLPSKNNVRTAWYQGQSPSGDGSPEPPTPHYNTWVLQDTALESHAQLLSTVLGSASGLKDGVALLKVWLRQRELDKGLGGFSGFLVSMLVAFLVSTHKIHTTMSGYQVLRSTLQFLASTDLTVNGISLRFSPDPSLPALADFHQAFPVVFLDSSGRLNLCADVTASTCHQVQHEARLSVVLLDSKADDGFQLLLMTPKPMVRAFDHILHLRPLSRLQAACHRLKLWPELQDHGGDYVSAALGPLTTLLEQGLGSRLHLLAHSRPPVSEWDISQDPPKHRDAGVLTLGLLLRPEGLTSVLELGPEADQPEAADFRQFWGSRSELRRFQDGAIREAVVWEAASMAQKRLIPHQVVTHLLTLHADIPDTCVHYTGGLLDALIQSLKEASNTKGRMVVSQGGELVMVPNVEAILEDFAILGEGLVQAVEARSERWTV, from the exons ATGGGCCCCGCACATAAGGGAGCGCAGCATCGCGGAACTGCCGGGGAGCCGGAG GTGATGGCGTCAGCTCTGGAAGGCATAGGcaaggaggggaagaaggaatcCTCAAAGAAGCGTTCTGGTTCTCCAGTGGAGGGCCTCCTGCAGCCCGTGAAGCTCAGCCGGGCAGAACTGTACAAGGAGCCTACCAATGAGGAGCTGAATCGTCTTCGGGAGACTGAGAGTCTGTTCCATTCCAGCTTGCTTCGTTTACAG GTAGAGGAGCTACTGAAGGAAGTGAGGCtgtcagagaagaagaaagagcgGATTGATGCTTTCCTACAGAAGGTCAACCAGCGGATCATGAGGGTGCCCTCAACCCCTGAGACAGAG CTGACCAACCAGGCATGGCTCCGGGATGGGGTTCGAGTTCCCCTCCACCAAGTGCCCTATACTGTAAAGGGTTGTTTCCgcttcctgcccccagcccaggtcACTGTTGTGGGCAGTTACCTTCTGGGCACCTGCATCCGGCCGGACATCAATGTGGATGTGGCATTGACCATGCCCAGG GAGATCCTACAGGACAAGGATGGGCTGAACCAGCGCTACTTCCGCAAGCGTGCCCTCTACCTGGCCCACTTGGCTCACCACCTGTCCCAAGACCCACTCTTTGGCAGTGTTCGCTTTTCCTACACCAATGGCTGCCACCTGAAACCCTCGCTGCTGCTGCGGCCGCATG GGAAGGATGAGCGTCTGGTCACTGTCCGTCTGCATCCATGCCCTCCACCTGACTTCTTCCGCCCATGCCGCCTGCTGCCGTCCAAGAACAATGTGCGGACTGCCTGGTACCAAGGGCAGAGTCCTTCAGGGGATG GTAGcccagagccccccaccccccactatAACACATGGGTCCTGCAGGACACAGCCCTTGAGTCCCATGCGCAGCTGCTATCAACCGTGCTGGGCTCAGCCTCGGGGCTGAAGGATGGTGTGGCACTTCTGAAGGTCTGGCTGCGGCAGCGGGAACTGGACAAG GGCCTGGGAGGATTCAGTGGGTTCCTTGTCTCCATGCTGGTTGCCTTCCTGGTGTCTACACACAAGATCCATACCACCATGAGCGGCTACCAGGTGCTGAGAAGCACCTTGCAGTTTCTGG CCAGTACAGATCTGACGGTCAACGGGATCAGTTTGCGCTTCAGCCCAGATCCCTCCCTG ccGGCCCTGGCTGACTTCCACCAGGCCTTCCCTGTTGTCTTCCTGGACTCCTCAGGCCGTCTCAACCTCTGTGCTGATGTCACTGCCTCCACTTGCCACCAG GTGCAGCACGAGGCACGGCTGTCTGTGGTGTTGCTGGACAGCAAAGCTGACGATGGGTTCCAGCTGCTGTTGATGACTCCCAAACCTATGGTCCGGGCTTTTGACCACATACTGCA TCTCCGTCCACTGAGTCGCCTGCAGGCAGCGTGTCACCGACTAAAGCTGTGGCCAGAGCTGCAGGATCATGGTGGGGACTATGTCTCAGCTGCTTTGGGCCCACTAACCACCCTTCTGGAGCAGGGCCTGGGGTCCCGGCTGCACCTGCTGGCCCACTCTCGGCCCCCAGTCTCAGAG TGGGACATCAGCCAGGATCCACCGAAACACAGAGACGCCGGGGTCCTGACCCTGGGATTGCTCCTCCGGCCTGAGGGGCTGACCAGTGTTCTCGAGCTGGGTCCAGAGGCTGACCAGCCTGAG gCTGCTGACTTCCGCCAGTTCTGGGGATCTCGCTCCGAGCTTCGGCGTTTCCAGGATGGAGCCATTCGGGAAGCTGTGGTCTGGGAGGCAGCCTCTATGGCCCAGAAGCGCCTTATTCCCCACCAGGTGGTCACTCATCTCTTAACGCT CCATGCTGACATCCCAGATACCTGTGTCCACTATACGGGGGGCCTCCTGGATGCACTGATTCAAAGCCTGAAAGAG GCCTCCAACACAAAGGGGCGCATGGTGGTGTCTCAAGGTGGGGAGCTGGTGATGGTGCCCAATGTAGAAGCCATCCTGGAGGACTTTGCCATCCTGGGCGAAGGCCTAGTCCAGGCTGTGGAGGCCCGAAGTGAGAGGTGGACCGTGTGA